One Paenibacillus sp. FSL H7-0737 DNA segment encodes these proteins:
- the nhaC gene encoding Na+/H+ antiporter NhaC — MERQLSFSKSMIIIVFILALLFVSIFLLKAEPHLPLLVTTIGTAVLLGMFGFSWKKIESAIIQGIQTAIMPILILMLIGILIAVWMMSGTVPSLLYYGMDYINPNYFAVSALYVTIIVSMFTGSSFTTVSTIGVALMGIAVTTGISPTLAAGAIISGACFGDKMSPLSDTTNFAPAVAGISLFTHIRNMAYTTVPALVITTLFFLFAPKGNSIDLSSIKDIKLALQDGFHIHWLTLLSPLAVIACSIKRIPILPTLVVGIVSGLLVTALIQQQTEIDVWFSVMQSGYNSNIANEMVASIVNRGGMQSMMWSVSLILIALSLGGLIQHCGVIEAFFRKLIQPLKRKSSIVLMSGASSIAVNGMTGEQYLSILLPGQMFKDEYNRRGIPAKTLSRTLEDCGTLVNPLIPWGVSGAFFAVTLGVPVIEYAPYATFLWLSPFITFAYALIPRLQRNSLGKDQEISR, encoded by the coding sequence ATGGAACGACAGCTTAGTTTCTCAAAAAGCATGATCATCATCGTTTTTATTTTAGCACTTCTATTTGTATCCATCTTTCTATTGAAAGCGGAGCCGCATCTACCGCTTCTCGTAACTACAATAGGCACGGCCGTCTTACTAGGAATGTTTGGTTTCTCTTGGAAGAAGATCGAATCAGCCATTATTCAAGGGATACAAACGGCCATAATGCCAATTCTTATCCTCATGCTGATTGGAATTCTGATCGCTGTGTGGATGATGAGCGGTACTGTACCGTCGCTTTTATATTATGGTATGGATTATATTAATCCGAATTATTTTGCGGTGAGCGCATTATATGTCACGATCATCGTCTCGATGTTCACTGGAAGCTCCTTCACGACAGTTAGCACCATCGGCGTTGCTTTAATGGGAATTGCAGTAACTACGGGGATTTCCCCAACTTTGGCTGCTGGAGCAATTATCAGTGGGGCTTGTTTTGGTGATAAAATGTCGCCACTTTCCGATACAACGAATTTTGCACCTGCAGTAGCGGGTATATCCTTGTTTACACATATTCGTAATATGGCATACACTACGGTGCCAGCGCTTGTTATCACCACTCTCTTTTTTCTGTTCGCTCCAAAGGGGAATTCGATCGATTTATCCTCGATTAAAGACATTAAGCTTGCGTTACAAGATGGATTCCATATTCATTGGTTAACGCTGCTATCTCCGCTAGCTGTCATCGCTTGTTCGATCAAGCGGATACCGATCCTGCCTACGTTAGTTGTTGGTATTGTCAGTGGTCTTCTTGTGACGGCTTTGATTCAGCAGCAGACTGAAATCGATGTCTGGTTTAGTGTAATGCAGAGTGGATATAACAGTAATATCGCGAATGAAATGGTTGCTTCTATCGTGAACCGCGGAGGAATGCAATCGATGATGTGGTCTGTATCTCTAATCTTAATTGCCTTATCCTTAGGTGGTTTGATTCAGCATTGCGGTGTCATTGAGGCCTTTTTCCGTAAACTCATTCAACCACTCAAGCGTAAAAGCAGCATTGTACTTATGAGCGGAGCGTCATCCATAGCGGTAAATGGCATGACTGGTGAACAGTATCTTTCGATTCTTTTGCCAGGTCAAATGTTCAAAGATGAATATAATCGCCGTGGTATTCCAGCGAAGACACTGTCCCGTACGCTAGAAGATTGCGGCACTCTCGTTAATCCATTAATTCCATGGGGTGTCAGTGGTGCCTTCTTCGCAGTGACTCTGGGTGTGCCCGTGATAGAATATGCGCCTTATGCAACTTTCTTATGGTTAAGTCCATTCATCACGTTTGCTTACGCGTTGATCCCTAGATTACAAAGGAACTCATTGGGTAAGGATCAAGAAATCTCAAGATAA
- a CDS encoding GNAT family N-acetyltransferase: protein MSRSKLQDRIRLANVETKHAEQFNNLLRYVFQVTNRDLQIFGWENREITQAKLPVLKYADVVGWFDGDKLISQLAVYPFQVNIFGHIYEMGGLTGVGTYPEYANLGLMNKLMLHALTKMRDRKQSISYLYPYSIPYYRRKGWEIITDKISFEVPDTQLPKMRNVPGNVERVSIEHPDIKVIYDQFAVQHHGAMIRNELAWEEYLRWDLDDMTVGIYYNNNDEPMGYLLYWVAEEIFYIKEMVYIVEEARTGLWNFISAHFSMIKLVKGDIYKGEPLSFILDDGDIKETIAPYFMARIVDVRLFIEQYPFKRQDKDCELIFNLSDPMLEWNRGTFSLTVDKEGKGTLREGGLNPSLTIDIPTLTTLLMGYKRPTYLARIGRIQTDEATIHLLEGLIRPEHPYFSDYF, encoded by the coding sequence GTGAGTCGCAGTAAGTTACAGGATAGAATCAGATTAGCTAATGTCGAGACTAAGCACGCAGAACAATTTAATAATCTATTACGTTATGTATTTCAAGTGACCAATCGTGATCTGCAAATCTTTGGCTGGGAGAATCGTGAAATCACTCAGGCTAAGTTGCCAGTTCTTAAGTATGCTGATGTTGTAGGTTGGTTTGATGGAGACAAGCTCATCTCTCAGTTAGCCGTATACCCATTTCAGGTTAATATTTTTGGGCATATCTATGAGATGGGTGGATTAACGGGTGTTGGAACCTATCCCGAATATGCCAATTTAGGTTTAATGAATAAACTGATGCTTCATGCTTTAACTAAAATGCGGGATCGTAAACAATCGATATCTTATCTTTATCCGTATTCAATCCCTTATTATAGAAGAAAAGGCTGGGAAATCATCACTGATAAGATCTCATTTGAAGTGCCGGATACACAGTTGCCAAAAATGAGAAATGTCCCAGGAAATGTGGAACGTGTATCCATTGAACATCCAGATATCAAAGTGATTTATGATCAGTTTGCCGTGCAGCATCATGGGGCGATGATTCGTAATGAGTTAGCTTGGGAAGAATATTTGCGGTGGGATTTAGATGATATGACGGTAGGTATTTATTACAATAACAACGATGAACCCATGGGGTACTTGTTGTATTGGGTCGCCGAAGAAATATTTTATATCAAAGAGATGGTATACATTGTTGAAGAGGCTCGAACGGGCTTGTGGAATTTTATTAGTGCGCACTTTTCAATGATTAAGCTGGTTAAAGGGGATATTTATAAAGGAGAACCGTTGTCATTCATATTAGATGATGGGGATATCAAGGAAACGATCGCTCCATACTTTATGGCACGGATTGTAGATGTCCGTTTATTTATCGAACAGTATCCTTTTAAACGGCAGGACAAAGACTGTGAGCTCATTTTCAACTTAAGCGATCCGATGCTGGAATGGAATCGAGGGACATTTTCACTAACTGTAGATAAAGAAGGGAAGGGGACCCTGCGAGAAGGGGGATTAAATCCTTCACTTACGATTGATATTCCTACCTTAACAACCCTGTTAATGGGCTATAAGCGGCCAACCTACCTGGCTCGCATCGGACGTATTCAGACGGATGAAGCCACGATTCATTTGCTGGAAGGACTGATTAGACCAGAGCATCCTTATTTCTCTGATTATTTTTAA
- a CDS encoding deoxyribonuclease IV encodes MTLLLGSHVSMTGPKMLFRASEEAASYGATTFLIYTGAPHNTRRKPIEALNIEAGQAHMRDNGISNIVVHAPFIVNLGNTLSAQVFEHSIEFLQSEIIRTEALGSTQIVLHPGSHVGAGPQAGISRIVEGLNEVLSDKRNVQVSLETMAGKGSECGITFEELAAIIDGVTNNERLSICLDTCHIHDAGYNVKEDFDGILDQFDRIIGIERLKVIHVNDSKNIIGSRKDRHENIGHGYIGLQALRYVVHHPQLTTIPKLLETPSIGEKKYVNPPYKHEISLLRGETDEPIKQA; translated from the coding sequence ATGACTTTACTCCTTGGGTCACATGTATCCATGACTGGACCAAAAATGCTCTTTCGAGCTAGTGAAGAGGCAGCATCTTATGGAGCGACCACCTTCCTAATATATACCGGAGCTCCTCATAATACTCGCCGTAAGCCCATTGAAGCTTTGAATATTGAAGCTGGACAAGCTCACATGAGAGATAATGGCATTTCAAATATCGTTGTACATGCTCCATTTATTGTTAACTTAGGGAATACGCTATCCGCTCAGGTCTTTGAACATAGTATTGAGTTTCTTCAATCAGAGATTATTAGAACGGAAGCTTTAGGCTCTACACAAATTGTCCTGCATCCCGGTTCCCATGTGGGTGCGGGTCCACAGGCCGGAATTTCTCGAATTGTAGAAGGCTTGAACGAAGTGCTGTCCGATAAACGAAATGTTCAGGTTTCATTAGAGACCATGGCGGGAAAAGGTAGTGAATGCGGAATTACATTTGAGGAATTAGCAGCGATCATTGATGGAGTTACTAATAACGAGCGCCTGTCTATTTGTCTGGACACTTGCCATATCCACGATGCTGGTTATAATGTGAAGGAAGATTTTGATGGCATATTGGATCAATTTGATCGCATAATTGGAATAGAACGCCTAAAAGTCATTCACGTAAATGATTCAAAGAATATCATCGGCTCGCGAAAAGACAGGCACGAAAATATCGGACATGGATATATCGGCCTTCAGGCGCTTCGATATGTAGTCCACCATCCACAGCTAACAACCATTCCCAAGCTCCTGGAGACCCCCTCCATCGGTGAAAAGAAATATGTCAACCCGCCCTATAAGCATGAGATTTCATTGCTACGAGGAGAAACGGATGAGCCGATAAAACAAGCATAA
- a CDS encoding M23 family metallopeptidase, translating into MKKSSKKIISIPGMSAKTVLAIGSLALLLTACGGGKTDMNNNAKVEQTSSSAVESNETMFLPDDLPNFLLKGNYKEMYAHFSQPLKDEVSEAELAETAKEFTKDIQTLNKASDMQLNGFDRRTWVSDAGNKGLIGMFDPDGTISLIQIQELTSSPETDSKLSKQEYALPFEGDWFVFWGGKNILVNYHYEVEIQRYAYDFIKAKNNYSYKGDPLKNKSYYAFGEKILAPADGTIVSVVNDIKDNEPVGVMNPNQATGNNVIIDHGGEYSHLAHLKKGSITVKAGDIVKKGDVIGLTGNSGNSSEPHLHFQISDGVDLFNSRSIPVRWENGLNPIQGETITATE; encoded by the coding sequence TTGAAAAAAAGCTCTAAAAAAATAATCAGCATACCGGGAATGTCAGCAAAAACAGTTTTGGCAATAGGATCACTTGCCTTGCTATTAACAGCTTGTGGAGGAGGAAAAACGGATATGAACAATAATGCGAAAGTGGAGCAAACATCCAGTTCAGCTGTAGAATCAAACGAAACAATGTTCCTGCCTGATGATCTGCCAAATTTTCTGCTTAAAGGGAACTATAAAGAAATGTACGCCCACTTTAGTCAGCCTTTGAAAGATGAGGTTAGTGAAGCTGAATTAGCTGAGACCGCTAAGGAATTCACAAAGGATATCCAGACACTGAATAAAGCTTCTGATATGCAGCTTAATGGATTTGATCGACGTACTTGGGTGAGTGATGCAGGTAATAAAGGGCTTATCGGAATGTTTGATCCGGATGGAACCATTTCATTAATCCAGATTCAAGAACTGACATCCTCCCCTGAAACCGACTCGAAACTTAGCAAGCAGGAATACGCGTTGCCTTTCGAAGGTGACTGGTTTGTATTTTGGGGCGGAAAGAATATTCTCGTAAATTATCATTATGAAGTAGAGATCCAGCGATACGCTTATGATTTCATCAAAGCCAAGAATAACTATTCTTATAAAGGGGATCCGCTAAAAAACAAAAGCTATTATGCCTTTGGCGAAAAAATTCTCGCCCCTGCGGATGGTACAATCGTATCGGTTGTGAATGATATTAAAGATAATGAACCTGTCGGTGTCATGAATCCAAACCAGGCAACCGGCAATAACGTGATCATCGACCACGGTGGTGAATACAGCCATCTAGCTCATCTAAAGAAAGGCTCGATTACAGTTAAGGCGGGCGATATAGTTAAAAAAGGCGATGTCATTGGACTGACAGGTAACTCAGGCAACTCTAGTGAGCCCCATTTGCATTTCCAGATTTCTGACGGAGTAGATTTGTTCAACTCTCGTTCAATCCCTGTTAGGTGGGAGAACGGATTGAATCCAATCCAAGGCGAGACGATTACCGCCACTGAATAG
- a CDS encoding response regulator transcription factor has product MNEASILLVDDEQSLLEIMETVLRKEGYLNIDTAVTGEEAISACEAKKYDLIVLDVMLPGRSGIEICPFIRQTTDAPILFLTARTSDFDKLTGFAIGGDDYITKPFNPLEVVARIRAQLRRYLSSPAPSDTDKITATVHSKSANVYDYGRFKLDETAGELLVEGESVSCPALVFQLLLFLCKHPNQIFSKSELYEKVWGEEALSDDNTVMVHIHRIRERIEADPSDPKFIVNVRGLGYKLVKVERQELSAP; this is encoded by the coding sequence ATGAATGAAGCATCGATTTTACTTGTAGATGATGAACAATCGCTTTTGGAGATTATGGAGACTGTATTACGCAAAGAGGGTTATTTAAATATTGATACTGCGGTGACGGGTGAAGAAGCGATAAGCGCCTGCGAAGCCAAAAAATATGATTTGATTGTATTGGATGTGATGTTGCCAGGGCGCAGTGGAATTGAAATCTGTCCTTTTATCCGGCAGACGACGGACGCACCTATCCTGTTTCTTACGGCTCGAACCTCTGATTTTGATAAGCTGACCGGATTTGCTATAGGTGGAGATGATTATATCACTAAACCCTTTAATCCACTTGAAGTTGTCGCTCGAATAAGAGCGCAGTTGCGGCGGTACTTAAGTTCACCTGCTCCATCAGATACTGATAAGATCACAGCGACAGTTCACAGCAAATCTGCGAACGTTTACGATTACGGGAGATTTAAACTGGATGAGACGGCAGGGGAGCTGCTGGTTGAGGGTGAGTCGGTCTCTTGTCCGGCACTTGTATTCCAATTGCTGCTGTTCTTATGTAAACATCCCAATCAAATATTCAGCAAAAGTGAATTATATGAAAAGGTTTGGGGTGAAGAAGCCTTAAGTGATGATAATACGGTCATGGTGCATATTCACCGTATAAGAGAGCGTATAGAAGCAGACCCATCCGATCCGAAGTTTATTGTTAATGTTAGAGGTCTTGGGTACAAACTGGTTAAAGTAGAACGTCAAGAGTTGTCTGCGCCATGA
- a CDS encoding sensor histidine kinase: protein MNIKRRLTLKFVLQLAITGMVVLAISAITFTWILLRFLDISLSRDFANVGLEQLVESSKIDKDGIHFSPSLLEQVKKNNGWLQSLNEDGQVESAYNTPKDVPIQYGPGEVVAYWTGTQPFPYNLALWIQEKDGKQLALVYGAPNVLGPLLKKVSEGTFAAAKGEPVLPDELEKEIKSAQAFVQLIDSSGNEVVSYNRPNVIPTQYSVQELALRTLYSERYGYHVLSSFDKDSGRTWIVGEPNIKGTDPGKKMWVPEEVKVVIIGSFAMLIALLIAFVLLSLWQAHRFGAPMLHMLVWLDSIGNAIYTEPTDRKGLRRSRTPALKWRRRYRVFADVMVSIEKLSATLKRDQVMREETESLREEWIAGVTHDLKTPLSSITGYAHLLAEPKYDWSKEEVRKFTTTMLDKSAHMDMLISDLAMTYRLKSGIKPPETMEVELNTWLQQALEQAAANPAYGKQRIVFLPAQTEVRAQLYTPWLERVVNNLTANALLHNPPDTKLTVSLIHKERETGFIIQFADDGDGMDEETMIRLFERYYRGTDTASTSNGSGLGMAISKGLIECMGGQITVESHIGKGTVIKLIWS from the coding sequence ATGAATATTAAGCGCCGGTTAACGTTAAAGTTTGTTCTTCAGCTCGCAATTACGGGCATGGTAGTACTCGCTATTTCTGCCATAACATTTACTTGGATTTTGCTGCGGTTTCTTGATATTAGTCTCTCGCGTGATTTTGCCAATGTGGGTCTTGAACAATTGGTAGAATCTTCTAAGATTGATAAGGATGGCATACATTTTTCTCCGAGTTTACTGGAGCAAGTGAAGAAAAATAATGGCTGGCTACAAAGTCTAAATGAAGATGGGCAAGTTGAGAGTGCCTATAATACACCTAAAGATGTACCCATTCAATATGGCCCTGGCGAAGTAGTTGCTTATTGGACGGGCACTCAGCCGTTTCCTTATAATCTGGCACTATGGATTCAAGAAAAGGATGGTAAACAGCTCGCACTGGTGTATGGTGCGCCTAATGTATTAGGTCCACTATTAAAGAAAGTGAGTGAGGGGACATTCGCTGCTGCGAAAGGGGAGCCAGTACTTCCTGATGAACTTGAAAAAGAAATTAAATCGGCCCAAGCTTTTGTTCAACTTATAGATTCATCAGGCAATGAAGTGGTTTCTTATAATAGACCTAATGTGATACCCACTCAGTACTCCGTTCAAGAGCTTGCACTTCGCACCCTGTACAGTGAACGATATGGGTACCATGTTCTTTCTTCTTTTGATAAGGACTCAGGTCGTACTTGGATCGTGGGAGAACCCAATATCAAAGGGACAGATCCAGGCAAAAAAATGTGGGTACCAGAAGAAGTTAAAGTCGTGATCATCGGTTCATTTGCCATGCTTATCGCATTATTGATCGCGTTTGTGTTGCTTTCCTTATGGCAAGCACATCGTTTTGGTGCGCCAATGCTGCATATGCTCGTATGGCTCGATTCCATCGGAAATGCCATTTATACAGAGCCAACGGATCGTAAAGGACTTCGTCGCAGTCGAACACCCGCCTTAAAATGGAGGAGAAGGTACCGTGTTTTTGCTGATGTGATGGTTTCAATTGAGAAATTATCGGCAACCTTGAAGAGAGATCAAGTCATGCGGGAGGAGACGGAGAGCTTACGCGAGGAATGGATCGCTGGTGTTACTCATGATTTGAAAACCCCATTATCCTCAATCACAGGATATGCTCATTTACTGGCAGAACCAAAATACGATTGGTCGAAAGAGGAAGTCCGTAAGTTTACAACGACTATGCTAGATAAATCGGCCCATATGGACATGCTGATCAGTGATCTTGCAATGACCTATCGTCTAAAGTCAGGAATTAAACCACCTGAGACGATGGAAGTTGAATTGAACACTTGGCTGCAACAAGCTCTCGAACAAGCTGCTGCCAATCCTGCCTACGGGAAGCAGCGAATAGTATTTCTACCTGCACAAACCGAAGTTAGAGCTCAATTGTATACGCCATGGCTAGAGAGGGTTGTCAACAATTTAACTGCGAATGCGCTGCTCCACAACCCACCGGATACGAAGTTGACCGTTTCGCTTATTCATAAAGAAAGGGAGACCGGATTTATCATTCAATTTGCTGATGACGGCGATGGAATGGATGAAGAAACAATGATTCGGCTATTTGAACGATATTATCGAGGAACGGATACAGCGTCTACCTCCAACGGTTCTGGGCTCGGTATGGCGATTTCTAAAGGTCTGATCGAATGTATGGGTGGCCAGATTACTGTAGAAAGTCACATAGGTAAGGGAACGGTTATTAAATTAATATGGAGCTGA
- a CDS encoding SDR family oxidoreductase produces MKIAITGATGQFGSLVIESLLKTVPAGDLVVSVRNPDKASNLKARGVEVRHGDFDKPETLDVAFASVDRLLIVSSDGDNETRIRQHKAAIDAAAKAGVGFIAYTSVGHAEKSELFLAEVHRVTEEAIRATGIPYSFLRNNWYMENEVGSIQGAVAGAPWVTSAGSGKVGWAARGDYAEAAANVLAGEGHENSVYELSGKPLTQEELTGIISGVIGKEIKVLQVDDEAYAKIMAEVGVPEAALPFVVAIQRGIREGWLDIESGDLEKVLNRPVTPLADVISDLVNSLQA; encoded by the coding sequence ATGAAAATAGCAATAACAGGAGCAACAGGTCAATTCGGATCATTAGTGATAGAGTCTCTACTTAAAACTGTACCCGCAGGGGACCTTGTAGTTAGTGTCCGGAATCCAGATAAAGCAAGTAATCTTAAAGCGCGTGGTGTGGAAGTCCGTCATGGTGACTTTGATAAGCCGGAAACATTGGATGTTGCGTTTGCCAGTGTGGATCGACTGCTAATTGTATCTTCAGATGGAGATAACGAGACTCGGATTCGCCAACATAAGGCAGCTATTGATGCAGCCGCTAAAGCTGGTGTTGGATTCATTGCCTATACAAGTGTAGGACATGCAGAGAAGAGTGAGCTGTTCCTTGCTGAAGTACACCGTGTAACCGAGGAAGCCATTCGAGCTACCGGAATTCCTTACAGTTTCCTTCGCAACAACTGGTACATGGAGAACGAGGTTGGGTCTATCCAAGGCGCCGTAGCAGGTGCCCCATGGGTAACTTCTGCTGGTAGTGGTAAAGTTGGCTGGGCAGCACGAGGAGATTATGCAGAAGCTGCTGCTAATGTTCTAGCTGGGGAAGGACATGAGAATTCTGTCTATGAATTGTCTGGCAAGCCTTTAACACAAGAAGAATTGACTGGAATTATAAGTGGCGTAATTGGTAAAGAAATTAAAGTGCTGCAAGTTGACGACGAAGCTTATGCGAAAATCATGGCTGAGGTTGGTGTACCAGAAGCTGCTCTGCCATTCGTTGTTGCGATTCAACGTGGTATTCGCGAAGGATGGCTGGATATTGAAAGTGGCGATCTAGAGAAAGTACTGAATCGTCCAGTCACTCCGTTAGCGGATGTTATCAGTGATCTTGTAAATAGTCTGCAAGCTTAA
- a CDS encoding CueP family metal-binding protein: MRTKIWMASGAVVVVALGAVLFVGGNDKKSPAATDTSNVKQLVQEYSSSSMKDLSASITSEQLIVTDSNNQSTKYDLPKDEFFVSIAPYVKNTHPCATHSLTGCQGELTEQEFNVYVEDTAGNVIVDQTMKSQSNGFIDLWLPRDKKYNVTIEQDGVKAKAALSTFKSDNTCVTTMQLVESI, translated from the coding sequence ATGAGGACAAAAATTTGGATGGCTTCTGGTGCAGTAGTTGTAGTTGCTTTAGGGGCTGTTTTATTTGTGGGGGGGAACGATAAAAAATCACCCGCAGCAACCGATACATCTAACGTTAAACAATTAGTGCAGGAATATAGTTCAAGCAGCATGAAAGACCTCTCTGCTTCCATCACTTCAGAGCAGCTTATTGTGACCGACAGCAACAATCAATCAACCAAATATGACTTACCCAAAGATGAGTTTTTTGTTTCCATCGCACCATATGTTAAGAATACACACCCGTGTGCAACACATAGCTTGACCGGATGCCAAGGGGAATTAACAGAACAAGAGTTTAATGTATATGTCGAGGACACTGCGGGCAACGTGATTGTGGATCAAACTATGAAGTCCCAATCTAACGGATTCATTGATCTTTGGTTACCTCGCGATAAGAAATATAATGTAACGATTGAACAGGATGGTGTAAAAGCGAAAGCCGCACTTTCCACTTTTAAGAGTGATAATACATGTGTAACGACCATGCAATTAGTAGAGAGTATCTAA
- a CDS encoding DinB family protein, translating to MDKDLIIGDVLQELAGTRRMLEKLTQEHMTWKPHEKSMSLGGLSTHLVNLLNWQSAILLHSEFDLASVPYRREALESPAAVLQEFDMSARKIEELISQSNVETLGAEWTLRNGTAVIRRQTRAVALRTIGLNHMIHHRAQLGVYFRLLNIPVPGLYGPSADELANA from the coding sequence ATGGATAAAGATCTGATCATCGGGGATGTTTTGCAGGAGTTAGCTGGTACGCGTCGTATGCTGGAGAAGCTGACGCAGGAACATATGACATGGAAACCACACGAAAAGTCAATGAGTCTCGGTGGGCTATCCACACATCTCGTCAATCTGTTAAACTGGCAATCAGCTATTCTGCTTCACTCGGAGTTTGATTTGGCATCTGTGCCATATCGTCGAGAAGCGCTGGAGAGCCCCGCCGCGGTTCTTCAAGAGTTCGATATGAGCGCTCGCAAGATTGAAGAATTAATTTCTCAAAGCAATGTGGAGACGCTTGGTGCGGAGTGGACACTGCGTAATGGCACAGCGGTGATCCGCCGTCAGACACGGGCAGTAGCGCTTCGTACCATCGGATTAAATCATATGATTCACCACCGGGCACAGCTTGGGGTATACTTTCGCCTTCTTAATATACCAGTGCCGGGCTTGTATGGTCCCTCGGCAGATGAATTAGCGAACGCCTAA
- a CDS encoding Lsa family ABC-F type ribosomal protection protein, which yields MSLINVTNLTFAYEGSYDNIFENVNFQIDTDWKLGFTGRNGRGKTTFLSLLLGKYEYSGNISAHVTFEYFPFQVDNKALNTIDVISGIFPDYIHWKLMRELSLLKVSEDVLYRPFDSLSNGEQTKVLLATLFIKENSFLLIDEPTNHLDMTARKLVSDYLNTKSGYILVSHDRSFLDNCVDHILSINKTNIEIQKGNFSSWWENKVRQDNFELAEDEKLRRDIKRLSASSKRTGNWSHEVEKTKNGTRNSGSKVDKGYIGHKAAKMMKRSKAIEQRQNSAINEKSKLLKNIENSENLEITQLDYHKRQLAELDNISIFYGEKKVCSDVSFTIEQGERIALAGKNGSGKSSIIKLMCGEDIDFTGTLTKDNQLIISYVSQDTSNLQGNLTDYARDNGIDESLFKSILRKLDFSRIQFDKDISTYSGGQKKKVLIAKSLSEKAHLYIWDEPLNFIDVISRMQIEELLLEYTPTLVFVEHDREFCNNVATKIVEL from the coding sequence ATGTCATTAATAAATGTTACAAATCTAACCTTTGCCTATGAAGGCAGTTACGATAACATCTTTGAGAATGTAAACTTTCAAATCGATACTGATTGGAAATTAGGCTTTACCGGAAGAAACGGTAGAGGAAAGACCACCTTTCTGAGTTTATTGCTTGGAAAATATGAATACAGCGGAAATATTTCTGCCCATGTCACTTTTGAATATTTTCCTTTTCAGGTGGATAACAAGGCGCTTAATACCATTGATGTGATCAGCGGGATTTTTCCGGATTATATTCATTGGAAATTAATGCGTGAACTTTCATTATTAAAGGTTTCTGAAGATGTGTTATATCGGCCCTTTGACTCATTGTCTAACGGAGAGCAGACGAAAGTGCTGTTAGCCACTCTCTTCATTAAGGAAAATAGCTTCCTATTGATCGATGAACCTACCAATCATTTAGACATGACGGCAAGAAAGCTGGTCAGTGATTATCTCAATACGAAAAGTGGATATATTCTGGTCTCTCATGACAGATCTTTTCTTGATAATTGTGTAGACCATATTTTGTCTATAAATAAGACGAATATAGAAATTCAAAAAGGAAATTTTTCAAGCTGGTGGGAGAACAAAGTCAGACAAGATAACTTTGAGCTGGCAGAGGACGAGAAACTCAGAAGAGATATTAAACGCTTATCTGCTTCTTCTAAACGGACAGGCAACTGGTCACATGAAGTGGAAAAAACAAAAAACGGAACGAGAAATTCCGGCTCAAAGGTCGATAAAGGCTACATTGGACACAAGGCCGCTAAAATGATGAAACGCTCTAAAGCCATTGAGCAAAGACAAAATTCTGCGATCAACGAAAAGTCTAAGCTTCTTAAAAACATCGAAAATTCTGAGAATCTAGAGATTACACAGCTTGACTATCACAAACGTCAACTTGCTGAGCTAGACAATATTTCGATTTTTTACGGTGAAAAAAAGGTATGTTCTGACGTAAGCTTCACTATCGAGCAGGGTGAGCGTATTGCTCTGGCGGGTAAAAACGGCTCAGGTAAATCAAGTATCATCAAATTGATGTGTGGTGAGGATATAGATTTCACAGGCACTCTCACAAAGGATAATCAGCTTATCATTTCCTACGTATCCCAAGACACTTCAAATCTTCAGGGGAATCTAACGGATTATGCCAGAGACAACGGAATCGATGAAAGTCTGTTTAAATCTATTCTACGAAAGCTTGATTTTTCTAGAATCCAATTTGATAAAGACATATCCACTTACAGTGGTGGTCAAAAGAAAAAAGTACTGATTGCCAAAAGTCTTAGTGAGAAAGCTCATTTGTACATTTGGGATGAACCGCTTAATTTTATTGATGTCATTTCACGTATGCAAATTGAAGAGCTGTTGCTTGAATACACGCCAACTCTTGTTTTTGTGGAGCATGATCGGGAATTTTGCAACAATGTTGCTACGAAGATCGTTGAACTTTAA